The region AGAGGGCCCTTTCCCCCTCGGCCACCGTGCGCGGCACCGCGTGGCGGATCACCTGCCCGATGGCATAGTCCTCGAAGAAGCGGCCCGGATTGGTCTTGCTCATTGTTGTCCCAGTTTCAGGTCGGGGGAATAGGCGACATCGACCTCTTTGGTGATGGGCTGCGCCATGCGCATCACCCCCTTGACCGGGTCAAAGGCCATCGAGGCGCCGCCGTGCAGCGACCAGCCCTTGGACAGGGCCTCGCTGACGCGGTGGCAGAATTGCAGGGTGTCGTCTTCGGTAATGCAGCGGTAGAGGGTCGTCATCTCAGGCTCCGAACGGGTTATAGCCAAGCCAGGCGTGGATCAGGCCGATCACGCCAAAGACCAGAACCGCGCCGACGGCGGCCATGGCCTCCTTGCGGGCGGGAACGGCGGCGGGCGGCGTCCAGCTGGGCGCGGCGCGGTTGATGATGTTGATCTCGACCAGCGCCCACACCAGCAAGCCGCCGAACAAGACGAAGGACGGCAGATCGCCGTTCACCAGAAGATGCGCGAAGGCCCAGATCGCAAAACCCACCAGCTGCGGATGGCGGATGCGGCGGGTGATGCCGGTCTTCATGCCGGAGGCGGCGAAGAGATAGATCGCGAACAGCACCAGCAGGTTGTTGATGCCCTTCAGCATCGGCGACGGCCCCCACCAGACCGCGCCATCGGCGCTGCGATAGCCCCAGACCATCAGCACCACCGACAGGATCAGCAGGCCGGTGACCAGCCCCCTGCCCTTGTCACCGACTTGCGCCCGGTGTCCCGGTGCCGCGCGCTTCCACAGATGCGCGCCCCACCACAGTGCCACGCCCAGGATCAGGATCAGCATCTGGCTTCCTTTCGCTTGATGTCTGTCCCGCCCTGTCTGCCATCAGCTGGCGAGGGCTGCAATCGCCTGCGCCTGTTCCAGCATCTTGCGCGCCGTCGCCACATGCAGGTTCTCGACGATCCGGCCATCGACCACCGCGACGCCCTTGCCCTCGGCCGTTGCCGCCTCGAAGGCCTCGATCTGGCGGCGGGCAAGGCCCAGCTCGTCCTCGGTGGGCGCGAAGGCGGCATTGGCGATCTCGAGCTGCGCCGGGTGGATCAGCGTCTTGCCGTCAAAGCCCATGTCCCGGCCCTGCTCGCATTCGAAGCGCAGCCCGTCCTCGTCCTTGAAGGCGTTGAAGACGCCGTCGATGATGGTGATGCCATGCGCCTTGGCCGCCAGCAGGCACAGGCCCAGCCCGGTCAGCATCGCCAGACGGTCGGGGCGGAAACGCGAATTGATCTCCTTGGCCAGATCATTGGTGCCCATGACCATGCCACCAAGGCGCGGATGGGCGGCGATGGCGCCCGCGTTCAGCATCCCCTGTGCCGTCTCCATCATCGCCCAGAGCGGCAGGTCAGGGATGATCGCGGCCACCCGGTCAAGATCGGCGGGGCTGCTGACTTTGGGGATCAGCACCGCATCCGCCAACCCGGTCAGCGCCGCGCAGGCCTCGGCATCCGCCTGCCCCCATTCGGTGTCGAGCCCGTTGATCCGCACGATCCGCGCCCGCCCGCCATAGTCGTTCTGCAATGCTGCGGCGAGCTGATCCCGCGCGAAGGGCTTTTCCGCCGGCGAAACCGCATCCTCGAGGTCAAAGATGATCGCATCGGCAGCCAGCCCCCGCGCCTTTTCCATCGCACGGGCATTGGCGGCAGGGATGTAAAGCACAGAGCGATAGGGTCGGGCCATGGAATCCTCGCGGCAACAATCTTGCGCGAAACTGCCGCGTTGCGCCAGAAATGGCAAGACCGAATTTGCTGCACCGCAGAATAACCCTGCGGCATTGGGGGTTCAATCGGCAAGCAAACCGCTGCCCCCGTCCCAGATCAGCTTGATCGAGACGAGCAGCAAGGCCCAGGTGATGAACAGGTAAAAGGCGCGCGGCGGCATGATCTTGACCAGCCGCACCCCGGCCCAGACTGCGGCCAGCGCGACCGGGGTCAGCATCGCGGCGATGCCCAGGTTGCCGGGCGACAGCTGCCCCAGCGCGGCATAGGGGATCAGCTTCACCGCGTTGATGACCGCAAAGAACACCGTGACCGTCCCGGCATAGACCTGCGGCGCAAGGCGCAGCGGCTGGACATAGATCTGATAGGGCGCGGCGCCCGAATGGCTGACGAAGCTGGTATAACCGGCAATGCCGCCCCAGAAACTGGCCGCCGACCAGCGCCCGGGACGCGGCGGCCCCTCGGGCGCGCGGCGCAGAAGCGCGGTCAGGGCAAAGGCAAAGCCGATCAACCCGACGATCAACTCGACACCCTCGACCGGCACCAGGCTCGCGGTCAGCCAGCCGATCCAGACGCCCAGCAACGCGCCGGGCCAGAGCATCTTCAGCACCCGCCAGTCGGCATGACGCCAATAGGCGATCAGTCCGCCGATATCCGAGACGATGTAGACCGGCAGCAGGATCCCCGCCGCCTGGACCGGCGACATGACCAACGACAGAAGCGGCACCGACAGCACCGCCACCATCGACAGCCCGCCCTTGGCCAGACCCACGGCAATCGCCGCGATCACCGCCAGAACCCAGCCCGCCACCGACAATTCGATCATCTCACCCCGTCAACCCGTTACGCGCGCCCGAAAAGAATCTTTCGCCAGTTGCCCGCTTTAACCGTGTTAGCGCAAGCCCTCCCCGCCCGCTCTTGCGGTTTCGATCCCGAAGGACTACGCAACCCGCGACTTGAACAGCCAAACCGGAGGTTTTCCATGGCCCGACCCAAGATCGCACTTATCGGTGCGGGGCAGATCGGCGGCACGCTGGCGCATCTGGCCGCGATGAAGGAACTGGGTGATGTCGTCATGTTCGACATTGCCGAGGGCACGCCCCAGGGCAAATCGCTCGACATCGCGGAATCGGGCCCCTCGGAAGGCTTCGATGCCGTCATGAAGGGCACGAACGACTATGCCGACATCGCCGGCGCCGATGTCTGCATCGTGACCGCAGGCGTGCCGCGCAAGCCGGGCATGAGCCGCGACGACCTGCTGGGCATCAACCTCAAGGTGATGAAGTCGGTCGGCGAAGGCATCAAGCAGCACGCCCCGAACGCCTTCGTGATCTGCATCACCAACCCCCTCGACGCGATGGTCTGGGCCCTGCAGCAGTTCAGCGGCCTGCCCGCCGAAAAGGTCGTCGGCATGGCCGGCGTGCTGGATTCGGCCCGCTTCCGCCACTTCCTGTCGCTCGAATTCGGCGTGTCGATGCGCGACGTGACGGCCTTCGTGCTGGGCGGCCATGGCGACACCATGGTGCCGCTGGCCCGCTATTCGACCGTTGCCGGCATTCCGCTGCCGGATCTGGTCAAGATGGGCTGGACGACGCAGGAGAAACTGGACGCCATCGAGCAGCGCACCCGTGACGGTGGCGCCGAGATCGTCGGCCTCTTGAAGACCGGTTCGGCCTTCTATGCGCCCGCCACCAGCGCCATCGAGATGGCCGAAGCCTATCTGAAGGACCAGAAGCGCGTCCTGCCCTGCGCCGCCTATGTGGATGGCGCTTACGGGCTGAACGGTCTCTATGTCGGCGTGCCGACGGTGATCGGCGCCAAGGGCATCGAGAAGATCATCGACATCAAGCTGGACAAGGCCGAGCAGGCCATGTTCGACAAGTCGGTCGATGCGGTGAAGGGCCTCGTGGCCGCCTGCAAGCAGATCGATCCGAGCCTCGCCTGAGGCTTCTTTCCGGGCAGCAGGTCTGGCCGGAAATCGACAGAAAATCAAACGCCTGCCGGATGATCTTCCGGCAGGCGTTTCACTTTCCCGTCGCCCGGTTTGCGGGCTCTACGACTGCCAGCGCGGCTTGCGCTTGTCGAAGAAGGCGCCGATGCCCTCGGGCGCCTCGTCGCCTTCCCAGGCCGCGACCAGCCGGTCGATGCTGTCATTGATCCGCGCCTCGTCGATCACCGGGCCATAGGCGCGGCATTGCGCCTTGGCCGCCGCGACGGCACCCGGGGCGGCCTGCAGGAAGGGCGCGATCTCGGCCTCGACCGCCGCGTCCAGATCGGCCGGATCGACGGCGGCGGCGGCCAGGTTCAGCCGCACGGCCTCCTCAGCGTCGAAGAGCCGGGCCGAGAAGAATACCCGCCGCGCCTTGTCCTCGCCCATGCGCGCCAGCACATAGGGGCCGATGGTGGCGGGG is a window of Paracoccus zhejiangensis DNA encoding:
- a CDS encoding DUF1737 domain-containing protein, which encodes MTTLYRCITEDDTLQFCHRVSEALSKGWSLHGGASMAFDPVKGVMRMAQPITKEVDVAYSPDLKLGQQ
- a CDS encoding NnrU family protein, producing the protein MLILILGVALWWGAHLWKRAAPGHRAQVGDKGRGLVTGLLILSVVLMVWGYRSADGAVWWGPSPMLKGINNLLVLFAIYLFAASGMKTGITRRIRHPQLVGFAIWAFAHLLVNGDLPSFVLFGGLLVWALVEINIINRAAPSWTPPAAVPARKEAMAAVGAVLVFGVIGLIHAWLGYNPFGA
- a CDS encoding HpcH/HpaI aldolase/citrate lyase family protein; this translates as MARPYRSVLYIPAANARAMEKARGLAADAIIFDLEDAVSPAEKPFARDQLAAALQNDYGGRARIVRINGLDTEWGQADAEACAALTGLADAVLIPKVSSPADLDRVAAIIPDLPLWAMMETAQGMLNAGAIAAHPRLGGMVMGTNDLAKEINSRFRPDRLAMLTGLGLCLLAAKAHGITIIDGVFNAFKDEDGLRFECEQGRDMGFDGKTLIHPAQLEIANAAFAPTEDELGLARRQIEAFEAATAEGKGVAVVDGRIVENLHVATARKMLEQAQAIAALAS
- a CDS encoding sulfite exporter TauE/SafE family protein, producing MIELSVAGWVLAVIAAIAVGLAKGGLSMVAVLSVPLLSLVMSPVQAAGILLPVYIVSDIGGLIAYWRHADWRVLKMLWPGALLGVWIGWLTASLVPVEGVELIVGLIGFAFALTALLRRAPEGPPRPGRWSAASFWGGIAGYTSFVSHSGAAPYQIYVQPLRLAPQVYAGTVTVFFAVINAVKLIPYAALGQLSPGNLGIAAMLTPVALAAVWAGVRLVKIMPPRAFYLFITWALLLVSIKLIWDGGSGLLAD
- the mdh gene encoding malate dehydrogenase, producing MARPKIALIGAGQIGGTLAHLAAMKELGDVVMFDIAEGTPQGKSLDIAESGPSEGFDAVMKGTNDYADIAGADVCIVTAGVPRKPGMSRDDLLGINLKVMKSVGEGIKQHAPNAFVICITNPLDAMVWALQQFSGLPAEKVVGMAGVLDSARFRHFLSLEFGVSMRDVTAFVLGGHGDTMVPLARYSTVAGIPLPDLVKMGWTTQEKLDAIEQRTRDGGAEIVGLLKTGSAFYAPATSAIEMAEAYLKDQKRVLPCAAYVDGAYGLNGLYVGVPTVIGAKGIEKIIDIKLDKAEQAMFDKSVDAVKGLVAACKQIDPSLA